The Neobacillus sp. PS3-34 genome has a window encoding:
- a CDS encoding response regulator transcription factor gives MTEIMIVDDQEMVREGLRLILSMHEEIDIVGEAANGEELLDLLRNRLPDVILMDIRMPVMNGIDSLKIVKETYPSVKVIILTTFNEDEYIFNGLKFGADGYILKDSNSKEIIKAIKAACEGNMLLHSQVSLKISKVLHAMEHTSFDEENRIKEKLDNKLTPREIEVVELVMQGKSNKQIGSALFLTEGTVKNYISRILDKLELNRRTELVVYLQNKHSL, from the coding sequence ATGACAGAGATTATGATTGTCGACGACCAGGAGATGGTCAGAGAAGGCCTGAGATTGATTTTGAGCATGCATGAAGAAATAGATATTGTTGGGGAAGCCGCAAACGGGGAAGAATTACTCGATTTATTGCGGAATAGGCTGCCTGACGTCATTCTCATGGATATTCGGATGCCGGTGATGAACGGGATTGATTCGTTAAAAATCGTGAAGGAAACCTATCCAAGTGTGAAAGTCATTATTCTGACTACCTTTAATGAAGATGAGTATATATTCAACGGACTTAAATTCGGCGCGGACGGCTATATTCTCAAAGACTCCAATTCTAAGGAAATCATCAAAGCGATTAAAGCGGCGTGTGAAGGCAATATGCTGCTTCATTCGCAAGTGAGCTTGAAAATCTCCAAAGTACTGCATGCCATGGAGCATACATCTTTTGATGAAGAAAATAGGATCAAAGAAAAATTGGACAATAAGTTGACACCGCGGGAAATCGAAGTCGTGGAACTGGTTATGCAAGGAAAAAGCAATAAACAAATCGGCAGTGCGTTATTTTTAACGGAAGGCACCGTCAAAAACTATATTTCCCGAATTCTTGACAAACTCGAGCTCAACAGACGCACTGAACTGGTGGTATATTTGCAGAACAAGCATAGTCTTTAG
- a CDS encoding acyl-CoA thioesterase has protein sequence MKAKKVKESRIVNTAQVLSCDLNNYNTLFGGILMKKLDDAATLSARRHSRVKECVTASTDSIDFLCPIHQTDSVCVESFVTYTGKTSMEIFCKVIAEDMLNGERRIAATAFLTFVALDENKRPVEVPSILPETEEEKFLYKTGKERAEMRKLRRQKSKELAAYISVEKPWDK, from the coding sequence ATGAAAGCAAAAAAAGTGAAAGAAAGCCGTATTGTTAATACTGCTCAAGTATTATCTTGCGATTTAAATAACTACAATACATTGTTTGGCGGCATTTTGATGAAAAAATTAGATGATGCTGCAACTTTATCAGCCCGCAGGCATTCCAGAGTTAAGGAATGTGTAACTGCATCTACAGATTCAATCGATTTCTTATGTCCTATTCATCAAACGGATTCAGTCTGTGTCGAATCATTTGTAACATATACAGGAAAAACTTCTATGGAAATTTTTTGTAAAGTTATCGCCGAAGATATGCTCAATGGCGAGCGCAGAATCGCAGCTACCGCCTTTTTGACGTTTGTAGCCTTAGATGAAAATAAGCGTCCTGTTGAAGTTCCAAGTATTTTACCAGAAACAGAAGAAGAAAAATTCCTCTACAAAACAGGCAAAGAAAGAGCAGAAATGCGTAAATTGAGAAGACAAAAAAGTAAAGAATTAGCTGCGTATATTTCAGTGGAAAAACCTTGGGACAAATAA
- a CDS encoding sensor histidine kinase — MHAKLKEITIEKERTRIAQEMHDSIGHSLIALRMHLEFAENMIDANPQKAREVLAKAHNFSQKSIKELRKAVAVLKDQSVNSQIELEELLTDMIESLETSGNLKFTLKFDKEVESGDQDMKNCIYNSVREAVTNGLKHGKAQQFLIDINKNDKRIQVVVEDNGKGCGQIKKSHGLKGIEDRIDLLNGKVSFSSEKGHGFKLFAEIPVRYQTNAKKMEVV, encoded by the coding sequence GTGCATGCCAAACTGAAAGAAATTACGATCGAAAAGGAGAGAACGAGAATTGCACAGGAGATGCATGATTCGATTGGGCATTCTCTCATTGCACTAAGAATGCACTTGGAATTCGCCGAAAATATGATCGATGCCAATCCACAGAAAGCCCGGGAAGTACTTGCGAAAGCCCATAATTTTTCACAAAAATCGATTAAGGAGCTTCGGAAGGCCGTAGCTGTATTAAAAGATCAATCGGTAAATAGCCAAATTGAGCTTGAGGAATTGTTGACCGATATGATAGAGAGCTTGGAAACCTCAGGAAATTTAAAGTTCACTCTGAAATTTGACAAAGAGGTGGAGTCCGGCGATCAGGATATGAAAAATTGTATTTATAATTCTGTGCGTGAAGCGGTTACCAACGGTTTAAAGCACGGCAAAGCCCAGCAGTTCCTGATCGACATCAACAAAAATGACAAAAGGATACAAGTTGTTGTGGAAGATAACGGAAAAGGCTGCGGTCAAATCAAGAAATCTCATGGTCTAAAAGGAATTGAGGATCGAATTGATTTATTGAATGGGAAAGTGAGTTTCTCATCAGAAAAAGGACACGGATTTAAATTGTTTGCCGAAATACCTGTCAGATATCAAACAAATGCCAAAAAGATGGAGGTGGTGTAA
- a CDS encoding VOC family protein, protein MGRLVHFEIHVSDMDRAKKFYGEVFGWSFQDWSEYAGMPYFGAVTGDENEPGINGALMQRQSAPSETNQALNGYACTMGVENYDLTEAKIIENGGKVAMAKYALPGMAWQGYYIDTEGNIFGIHQPDLNAK, encoded by the coding sequence ATGGGAAGATTAGTTCATTTTGAAATTCATGTAAGTGACATGGATCGTGCAAAGAAGTTTTATGGAGAGGTATTCGGATGGTCATTTCAAGATTGGAGTGAGTATGCAGGAATGCCTTACTTTGGTGCAGTGACTGGCGACGAGAATGAACCTGGAATCAATGGTGCTTTGATGCAGCGTCAAAGTGCTCCGTCGGAAACAAACCAAGCTTTAAATGGATATGCTTGTACAATGGGAGTGGAAAATTACGATTTAACGGAAGCTAAAATTATTGAGAATGGCGGCAAGGTCGCGATGGCTAAGTATGCCCTTCCTGGAATGGCATGGCAAGGATATTACATTGATACCGAAGGCAATATATTCGGTATTCATCAACCCGATTTGAATGCAAAATAG